A stretch of the Nakaseomyces glabratus chromosome L, complete sequence genome encodes the following:
- the RIO1 gene encoding protein kinase RIO1 (CAGL0L11594g~Ortholog(s) have protein kinase activity), with product MDDLSDKFRNVKVSTDHINNQIMDKYGHKIKTDELSINKAKTNKDKANRATVENVLDPRTMRFLNALVNRGVIAGLNGCLSTGKEANVYHAFAGSKMATEQQSDEPKEDIDANAIPSKGNIDISENRAKTAEDLIREGRKEYAIKIYKTSILIFKDRERYVDGEFRFRNSRSQHNPRKMIKIWAEKEFRNLKRIYQMGVIPSPEPIEVKNNVLVMEFLNRGDGFASPKLRDYPYKDREEIYYYYHILVSYMRLLYQVCRLVHADLSEYNTIVHKEKLYMIDVSQSVEPEHPMSLDFLRMDIKNVNLYFEKMGIEIFQEKAIFQFVITDTLDKFDGDMNSYEDLRKYVATNIPIKRTQEDEAEDEVFRSLHLVRNLEGLEERDFDRFTDGKFDLLKSLLAQDNKKNYIAAQASKINVDSSDENISDSEDEGSDDGSDDDTDGSDEEEQYSEAESYEEVPKELKGKKYEDKDLKKQRKQEAKEAKREKRKTKVKKHIKKKLVNKTKSKK from the coding sequence ATGGACGATCTAAGTGATAAGTTTCGCAATGTTAAAGTGTCAACTGATCATATCAATAACCAAATAATGGATAAGTATGGACACAAGATCAAAACTGATGAACTATCAATCAACAAAGCGAAGACCAATAAAGATAAAGCCAATAGAGCCACTGTGGAGAATGTTTTAGATCCCCGTACCATGAGGTTTCTGAATGCTCTTGTTAACAGAGGAGTCATTGCTGGTTTAAATGGGTGTTTAAGTACTGGTAAAGAGGCAAATGTTTATCATGCTTTTGCCGGTAGTAAGATGGCAACAGAACAGCAGAGTGATGAGCCAAAAGAGGATATAGATGCCAATGCTATACCATCCAAAGGAAATATAGACATTTCTGAAAACAGAGCAAAGACCGCGGAAGACTTGATAAGGgaaggaagaaaagaatacGCAATTAAAATCTACAAAACATCGATCCTTATTTTCAAGGACCGTGAGAGATATGTGGATGGTGAGTTTAGATTTAGGAACTCAAGATCTCAACACAATCCTAgaaaaatgataaagatCTGGGCTGAAAAGGAATTTCGTAACTTAAAAAGAATCTACCAAATGGGTGTTATACCATCTCCTGAGCCAATAGAagttaaaaataatgtCCTTGTTAtggaatttttgaatagAGGTGATGGATTTGCCTCACCTAAATTGAGAGATTACCCATACAAAGATAGAGAGGAAATATACTACTACTATCATATTCTTGTCTCTTATATGAGACTGTTATACCAGGTCTGCCGTTTAGTTCACGCAGATTTATCAGAATATAACACTATTGTtcacaaagaaaaattatatatgatCGATGTTTCCCAGAGTGTAGAACCCGAACACCCAATGAGTTTAGACTTTTTACGTATGGATATTAAGAATGTTAACTTATACTTTGAGAAGATGGGTATCGAAATCTTCCAAGAGAAAGCTATATTTCAGTTTGTTATAACAGATACTTTGGATAAATTTGATGGTGATATGAACAGCTATGAGGATCTAAGGAAATATGTTGCCACAAACATTCCTATAAAAAGGACTCAGGAAGATGAAGCTGAGGATGAAGTTTTCAGGTCTTTACATCTGGTTAGAAACCTTGAAGGTTTAGAAGAAAGAGACTTTGATCGTTTTACCGATGGTAAATTCGATTTACTGAAGAGTTTACTTGCTCAGgataataagaaaaattatattgCTGCCCAGGCATCTAAAATAAATGTGGATTCATCAGATGAAAACATAAGTGACAGTGAAGACGAAGGAAGTGATGATGGTAGTGATGACGACACCGATGgttctgatgaagaagagcaatACTCGGAAGCGGAAAGCTATGAGGAAGTTCCAAAAGAATTAAAAGGTAAAAAGTATGAAGACAAAGATCTCAAAAAGCAAAGAAAGCAAGAGGCCAAAGAAGCAAAGAGGGAGAAGAGGAAAACTAAGGTGAAGAAACAcataaagaaaaagctTGTCAATAAAACCAAGTCAAAGAAATAA
- the RTC5 gene encoding Rtc5p (CAGL0L11616g~Ortholog(s) have cytoplasm localization), which produces MGQTASSPQDNKESKSHPQFKTRDEILQYFNTRVVKLFTVTEIAAFKKRFNAIDLNEPIDDTLIKEALYLDAQPNVWSAVSETIRLLQNFPLFHQPIADSITGFGLLKVIAIINVKRFEKLVNTTITRYDITVTLGLCGQAKESENKIKSTNLGDILKTYDHIEIESIHIPYDKLILLVAWLLTLVTGVATTNCKVELSDTIANWNNFKSSAISIANTISTSALGNANDIGIPATDILNAFNTIMISLVPYMSNLFEHLLFGVDDLIDHVNDLANLSHQDVLTPSLYAQVIIGLPNSITITKLQKLYVGKESGFSMRSLQSKVFRWKAPTLMIVSGTRISDDESYADSKNPRYRSFLYSFPKLRENDQNLDAIHLTKKKVTYAVYIDEPWKVSNKEKFGATNMTIMELTPQQKTYQSCMERTMYFNTIGGGIGVGSEQPIVKQNDIKFIPGNISLTMDSSLEFGVFRHVGAGGGFKTSLLDNDDSKSFEIRFIIQNVEVWGCGGEKELAEQLKQLEWEEAEAKRRQTINLQSLSEDKALLEMVGLVGQHQSGGSV; this is translated from the coding sequence ATGGGTCAGACCGCATCAAGCCCACAGGACAATAAAGAGTCAAAATCACATCCGCAGTTTAAGACTAGAGATGAAATATTGCAATACTTTAACACACGGGTGGTTAAGCTGTTTACAGTCACTGAGATTGCTGCATTTAAGAAAAGGTTTAATGCTATAGATCTGAACGAACCTATCGATGACACACTCATAAAGGAAGCCCTTTATTTGGACGCTCAGCCTAATGTGTGGTCTGCGGTTTCAGAGACTATACGGTTGTTACAAAACTTTCCTTTGTTTCACCAACCAATCGCAGATAGTATCACTGGATTTGGTTTACTAAAAGTAATAGCAATTATAAACGTCAAGAGATTTGAGAAGCTTGTTAATACAACAATAACTAGGTATGATATAACAGTCACACTGGGACTATGTGGTCAAGCAAAGGAATCAGAGAACAAGATAAAGTCTACAAATTTGGGTGATATTTTGAAGACATATGATcatattgaaattgaaagtatTCATATACCCTATGATAAGTTAATACTCTTGGTTGCATGGTTGTTGACTTTGGTTACAGGTGTCGCAACCACTAATTGTAAAGTAGAGTTGTCGGATACTATAGCTAATTGGAATAATTTTAAAAGCTCAGCTATAAGCATCGCTAATACAATAAGCACCTCGGCACTTGGAAATGCTAATGATATCGGCATTCCAGCAACAGATATATTGAACGCTTTCAACACCATTATGATATCCCTTGTACCGTACATGTCAAATCTCTTTGAgcatttattatttggCGTAGACGATTTAATTGATCATGTAAACGATTTAGCCAACCTAAGCCATCAGGATGTCCTGACACCATCATTATACGCACAGGTTATTATTGGTTTACCTAATTCCATTACTATTACTAAACTACAGAAATTGTACGTTGGAAAAGAAAGTGGGTTCTCAATGAGATCATTACAGTCCAAAGTTTTTCGATGGAAGGCACCAACTCTTATGATTGTAAGTGGTACTAGAATATCGGATGATGAATCTTACGCAGATAGTAAGAATCCAAGATATAGATCgtttttatattcattCCCTAAACTAAGAGAAAATGATCAGAACCTGGATGCGATACATttgacaaagaagaaagttaCGTATGCTGTCTACATTGATGAACCTTGGAAGGtttcaaataaagaaaaattcgGAGCAACGAATATGACAATTATGGAATTAACACCACAACAAAAAACATATCAATCGTGTATGGAAAGAACTATGTATTTCAATACAATAGGTGGAGGTATCGGGGTTGGAAGTGAGCAACCTATTGTCAAGcaaaatgatattaaatttattcCTGGAAACATATCGTTGACAATGGATAGCAGTTTAGAGTTCGGTGTATTTAGACATGTAGGTGCTGGTGGAGGCTTTAAGACTAGCTTGCTGGACAATGATGATAGTAAAAGCTTTGAAATACGTTTTATAATACAAAATGTTGAGGTGTGGGGTTGTGGGGGAGAAAAAGAATTAGCCGAACAACTGAAACAACTAGAATGGGAGGAAGCAGAAGCAAAACGTAGACAAACCATAAACCTGCAAAGCCTTAGTGAAGATAAAGCACTTTTGGAAATGGTTGGTCTTGTCGGTCAGCATCAAAGTGGTGGCTCAGTCTGA
- the SBE22 gene encoding Sbe22p (CAGL0L11572g~Ortholog(s) have role in fungal-type cell wall organization and cytoplasm localization) produces the protein MIRPRSNLGTLPEEPSVESKSGRTLAGITSSRKESGMRSRTSSGSAQAVGLGLGRRPSDNLFHGHADPLDTMQMLSEALPQPPKIEHGMRRERPISNDSIMTTKSSEIFSTSSSDTQSNISVATNDSEDHSFGMDKSVDNSSTNATLTNRSIENRSNGDSYSIGEKSDVSVNRSTKSGNNPLQRTQSETISVNMSHNRSMNGAMKQPTPPFMGKNSSIPNLRYNSQPQQDNRSVPNGEFGSKLYNLSNSTSAIIPNAGTGSKLALTPSQRYRLRKEQSEHALRDVIKRKEKLYDEQDGIIELQEGDIDGSFIFNVPMSSYSTTSFLNTTRQKDSATNSSSTITERITPGENQSQNNRESNMSFASTISSTSMLDFFEMPTSPIPGVNKVSDFQYLQDTTKHLSSVYLHSSTKLSKSKLSERTASADCLPLEFKEASEKGMEDLLLVSENKLDAVSHTRPSWLPPKDPEEKKLHEREISKTLSMASLDQLEKNKDRDSKIIKDETNKQKYVLLVDRNITRKSSLQSLKKIIWETPINAELRNHIYDMVLQSEARLVTERFTESFDDIIKLSNRIELTKTKEIEIRNLITANIENKAGGKYDVSDDLVLMLKLKSISQQGILPGDELLFHHLLIDDSFENLNQVWEMVNLIQMTCFNEITKDKFDSKILEKSGVVASYMLQDDSFKHEFNANCLNSNTWWNILERVNHDLFMWIIDIIVTMNSQPFKNSPINKEKYSEVNWDVYRDNKVLINYQILISFALNVLLNYHFGFNDLKSLADVKDKNFCIPISEENYLDIDEINSLFVGKWKHYFKKF, from the coding sequence ATGATACGTCCACGTAGTAATTTGGGGACACTTCCGGAGGAACCCAGTGTGGAGAGCAAGTCGGGGCGCACACTGGCCGGCATAACCAGCTCCCGGAAGGAGAGTGGTATGAGATCACGGACAAGTAGCGGGTCTGCGCAGGCTGTGGGCCTGGGTCTCGGGAGAAGACCCAGCGATAATTTATTCCATGGGCACGCTGATCCGCTGGACACGATGCAGATGTTGAGCGAGGCTCTGCCTCAGCCGCCTAAGATAGAACACGGTATGCGTCGTGAAAGGCCGATATCGAACGACTCTATTATGACTACTAAGAGTTCTGAAATCTTTTCGACTAGCTCTTCTGATACGCAGTCGAATATCTCTGTGGCCACGAACGATAGTGAAGACCACTCTTTTGGGATGGATAAATCTGTGGACAACTCTTCTACTAATGCCACACTGACTAACAGGTCTATCGAGAACAGATCAAACGGAGACTCCTATAGTATTGGTGAGAAGTCAGACGTATCGGTCAATCGTTCCACGAAGTCGGGAAATAACCCGTTACAGAGAACTCAGAGTGAGACTATATCGGTGAACATGTCCCACAATAGGAGCATGAATGGTGCAATGAAACAACCAACTCCCCCTTTTATGGGAAAGAACAGTAGTATACCGAACCTAAGATATAATTCTCAACCACAACAAGATAATAGATCGGTACCTAACGGTGAATTTGGGTCAAAGCTTTATAACCTCTCCAATAGTACATCGGCCATTATCCCAAATGCAGGGACAGGATCTAAGCTTGCATTAACCCCATCACAAAGATATAGACTGAGAAAAGAACAATCTGAGCATGCACTGCGAGACgttatcaaaagaaaagaaaaattatatgACGAACAGGATGGAATAATAGAGCTACAAGAGGGAGATATTGACGGCTCATTTATCTTTAATGTCCCTATGTCTTCATATTCTACAACCTCTTTTCTAAACACGACTCGACAAAAGGACAGTGCAACCAATTCTAGTAGCACCATAACCGAAAGAATCACTCCTGGTGAGAATCAGTCTCAGAATAATAGAGAATCAAATATGTCTTTTGCAAGCACCATATCAAGCACATCAATGcttgatttttttgagaTGCCTACTTCTCCAATACCTGGCGTGAACAAAGTATCTGATTTTCAATACTTACAGGATACAACGAAGCATTTGAGCTCAGTTTACTTACATTCCTCAACTAAACTTTCGAAATCGAAACTCTCGGAAAGAACTGCATCTGCAGATTGCCTTCCTTTAGAATTTAAAGAGGCCAGTGAGAAAGGTATGGAAGACTTATTATTAGTTTCAGAAAATAAACTAGACGCGGTGAGCCATACAAGACCAAGCTGGCTACCACCCAAGGATccagaagaaaagaaattacatgaaagagaaatatCGAAGACCCTAAGTATGGCCTCCTTGGATCAGCTtgaaaagaacaaagatagagattcaaaaattataaaagatgaaacaaataaacaGAAGTACGTGTTGCTAGTTGATAGAAATATTACACGGAAATCCTCTCTACaaagtttaaaaaaaataatatggGAAACACCAATAAATGCAGAATTAAGAAATCATATTTATGATATGGTATTACAGAGTGAAGCTCGTTTAGTCACAGAAAGGTTTACAGAATCTTTTGACGATATCATTAAATTGTCGAACAGAATTGAACTAACTAAGACAAAAGAGATTGAAATAAGAAACTTGATAACGGcaaatatagaaaacaaAGCCGGTGGGAAATATGATGTATCTGATGATTTGGTATTAATGTTAAAACTGAAATCCATCTCTCAACAAGGTATCCTACCTGGTGATGAATTATTATTCCATCATTTATTAATAGATGACTCATTTGAGAATTTGAACCAAGTGTGGGAAATGGTAAATCTAATTCAAATGACGTGCTTTAATGAGATTACTAAGGATAAATTTGATTCCAAGATACTCGAAAAATCAGGTGTAGTGGCATCTTATATGTTACAAGATGATAGTTTCAAACATGAATTCAATGCCAACTGTTTGAACTCCAACACGTGGTGGAACATATTGGAAAGAGTAAACCATGACCTATTTATGTGGATCATAGATATAATTGTAACCATGAACTCACAACCATTTAAAAACTCACCAattaacaaagaaaagtattCTGAAGTAAACTGGGACGTCTATCGAGACAATAAAGTGCTAATCAACTATCAAATTCTGATATCTTTCGCTTTGAATGTTCTTCTAAACTATCATTTCGGGTTCAACGATCTAAAATCTCTTGCAGATGTGAAGgataaaaatttttgtatCCCCATTTCTGAAGAAAATTATCTAGACATTGATGAGATAAACAGCCTTTTTGTTGGAAAGTGGAAGCATtacttcaaaaaattttag
- the KIC1 gene encoding putative serine/threonine protein kinase KIC1 (CAGL0L11550g~Ortholog(s) have kinase activity), which translates to MKSSNEDKEKDISSTFKRTEVIGRGKFGIVYKGYHVKTKQVYAIKVLNLDSSEDEVEDVQREIQFLASLKQIPNITRYYGSYLRGTSLWIIMEYCAGGSLRSLLRPGKIDEKYIGVIMRELLVALKVIHKDNVIHRDIKAANVLITNEGQVKLCDFGVAAQLNQTSLRRQTMAGTPYWMAPEVIMEGVYYDTKVDIWSLGITAYEIATGNPPYCDVEALRAMQLIIKSKPPRLEERNYTPQLKEFIALCLDEDPQERLSAEELLKTKFIKTHKATPTTILKELISRYLLFRDKNKSYKDSAYLADDIPNAKAELTNEEKRRLSSDSSDGKEELSEIDVKWDFDSLSSNDYIIDNNIQMDAIPQDSGPDWPINQVDHFNFAYPEEDQYYMYHTNNNIQKTYQGTTIGKGNVGTIVHNSTLNAPISHTTTQFGNKATGTASNITGSHSNPSNASKRLETKALKQLLQLFEDNEVISEETDISTELPVLAKNSSSLHIKTNFNGGVSEDTMGSASSEARKYPGVLTGSSYYSQSSPMVPVTSHKYQQGNGPMSSTLTAAPTSIEIEIPEELPTSTSTLQSQETSSGPTKPRSSTVSNPQLSFKQQNGVSRRLTVGAGANRNDNQVQSSLSTLKQNITEDNQKENPKQSSTVNNQSNGQLSSATKSHHRTPSPSRLFANGSSPNKPLNISPTMSTASHLGGSSAPPMMKPMSNTVDRKDDTPSFSSPMGIVGKPSMNNSPSDGKSGVVLDKNGAAIPFTPLGNSSSRVNGEFRRMNPNLKLQMPLPTNAGARNKLLENSVTTSTPSNLGVNTAAAATAPASTNDSINQFGFNTSVTSALPVSMTPINEKSMDFNAKIKRSHSTSKRKNSLTLDQGVSSANLSASSINIGGGGSSNSSLQVNQENQPQLTPNSVLSDGASMNSGNTGTTITASMNSNSTAVNLNSSNVSASALSVKTVTTQPNSNTVTAAGTPVTGGNPIAITAPNVSAPTATAATANNGSNESVLADLPVMQAPPKQLQMDIFLDRNVYSTTNKMMDKKPQVLYELEKMLKMYEQGFPALEHALKSQLEKITAEDK; encoded by the coding sequence CTAGATACTATGGATCGTATCTTCGGGGGACAAGCCTATGGATTATAATGGAATACTGTGCAGGTGGGTCTCTGCGATCGTTACTGAGACCTGGCAAGATagatgaaaaatatataggTGTAATCATGAGGGAGTTGCTAGTCGCATTAAAAGTGATACACAAGGATAACGTCATTCATAGAGATATAAAAGCAGCAAATGTGTTGATCACAAACGAAGGTCAAGTGAAGCTCTGTGACTTTGGTGTGGCTGCCCAACTGAATCAAACCAGCCTGAGACGACAAACCATGGCAGGAACACCGTACTGGATGGCTCCGGAAGTCATTATGGAAGGTGTTTACTACGATACTAAAGTTGACATATGGTCTCTGGGTATAACAGCTTATGAGATAGCCACAGGAAATCCGCCATATTGTGATGTCGAGGCGCTAAGAGCAATGCaattaattataaaatCTAAACCTCCTAGGCTGGAAGAGCGTAATTATACACCACAACTAAAAGAATTCATAGCATTATGTCTTGATGAAGACCCTCAGGAAAGACTTTCTGCGGAAGAGCTTTTAAAAaccaaatttatcaaaacaCACAAAGCAACCCCAACAACGATATTGAAAGAGCTAATATCCAGATACTTATTATTCAGAGACAAAAACAAGTCATATAAAGATAGTGCCTACTTGGCTGACGATATACCGAACGCAAAAGCAGAATTAACTAACGAAGAAAAAAGGAGGTTATCGAGTGACAGCAGTGATGGGAAGGAAGAACTTTCTGAGATTGATGTCAAATGGGACTTCGACTCATTGAGCTCTAATGACTACATCATAGACAATAATATCCAGATGGATGCTATTCCACAGGATTCAGGACCAGATTGGCCCATCAACCAAGTAGACCATTTTAATTTTGCATAtccagaagaagatcaatACTACATGTATCACacaaataataacattCAGAAAACATATCAAGGAACAACTATAGGTAAGGGAAATGTGGGTACAATTGTACACAACTCCACGTTAAACGCACCAATATCACACACTACAACCCAATTTGGAAATAAAGCAACTGGTACAGCTTCAAACATTACCGGATCTCATAGCAACCCTTCAAATGCATCTAAGAGGTTGGAAACAAAAGCATTAAAACAGCTATTACAACTTTTTGAAGACAACGAAGTTATCAGTGAAGAAACTGACATATCTACAGAGCTTCCAGTTCTGGCAAAAAactcatcttcattgcacataaaaacaaattttaatgGAGGAGTCTCAGAAGATACGATGGGGTCGGCAAGTAGTGAAGCCCGGAAATACCCTGGAGTACTTACGGGAAGCTCATACTATAGTCAAAGCTCCCCCATGGTCCCGGTTACATCACATAAGTACCAACAGGGTAATGGACCAATGAGTAGTACATTAACTGCTGCTCCAACATCTATCGAGATTGAAATACCAGAGGAGTTGCCAACATCTACTTCCACATTACAATCTCAGGAAACGTCAAGTGGTCCAACAAAACCACGATCATCTACAGTATCTAATCCACAACTATCATTTAAGCAACAAAATGGTGTATCAAGGAGATTAACTGTTGGTGCAGGGGCCAATCGTAATGACAACCAAGTACAATCATCCTTGAGCACTTTGAAGCAGAATATAACCGAAGACAACCAAAAAGAGAATCCCAAACAAAGCAGCACTGTCAATAACCAATCCAACGGTCAATTAAGCTCCGCGACCAAATCACATCATCGGACACCATCCCCATCAAGGTTATTTGCTAATGGAAGCTCGCCAAATAAGCCATTGAATATCTCCCCTACTATGTCAACTGCTTCACATCTTGGCGGAAGTTCTGCACCACCGATGATGAAACCAATGTCAAATACCGTTGATAGAAAAGACGATACACCATCATTTAGTAGTCCGATGGGTATTGTAGGGAAGCCAAGCATGAATAACAGCCCAAGTGATGGAAAATCTGGTGTAGTGTTAGATAAAAATGGTGCTGCAATTCCATTCACACCACTAGGTAACAGCTCTAGCAGAGTCAACGGAGAATTCAGAAGAATGAATCCAAACTTAAAGCTACAAATGCCTCTGCCAACAAATGCTGGTGCAAGGAATAAGTTGTTGGAGAATTCGGTTACAACTAGTACTCCATCAAATCTCGGTGTGAACACAGCTGCCGCAGCTACTGCACCTGCATCAACAAACGACTCAATCAACCAATTTGGTTTCAACACTAGCGTTACTTCTGCTTTACCTGTATCAATGACACCAATCAATGAGAAGAGCATGGATTTCAATGCCAAAATTAAGAGGTCTCACAGTACATCCAAGAGGAAAAATTCCTTGACATTGGACCAAGGTGTGAGTAGTGCAAATTTATCAGCTTCGTCTATAAACATAGGTGGTGGTGGCAGTTCGAACAGCTCACTACAGGTAAACCAAGAGAACCAACCACAACTAACGCCTAATAGTGTGTTGAGCGATGGTGCTAGTATGAACTCCGGGAACACTGGGACCACGATAACTGCGTCCATGAATAGTAATTCTACGGCGGTAAACTTAAACAGCTCGAATGTATCTGCATCTGCATTATCGGTAAAAACCGTTACGACACAACCGAATTCAAATACTGTGACAGCTGCTGGTACTCCTGTGACCGGTGGGAATCCAATAGCGATAACCGCTCCTAACGTATCAGCACCAACTGCAACAGCAGCTACGGCAAACAATGGGTCGAACGAGAGTGTCCTGGCAGATTTACCTGTTATGCAAGCACCACCCAAGCAGCTACAAATGGACATCTTCTTAGACAGAAATGTGTATTCCACTACCAACAAGATGATGGATAAGAAACCACAGGTGTTGTATGAGCTTGAGAAAATGCTGAAGATGTACGAACAGGGATTCCCAGCCCTAGAGCACGCTTTGAAGTCCCAGCTGGAGAAGATTACTGCGGAAGATAAATAA
- the ESF1 gene encoding pre-rRNA-processing protein ESF1 (CAGL0L11638g~Ortholog(s) have nucleolus localization), translating into MSEEKSNDPRFSRIYNDPKFKKSNSKQLKIKLDDRFGKKDLEVARRAKVDKYGRKIKEGSSKDIEDFDKYFEKDEKSAEEESADEGDVAKSKKIVDRARGEVPSDYVSSEDEFTSSDSDTSGDSDYDSEIESGDEAQEEQTKVETGDATKTLAAVNLDWDHVRSVDMMVTFSSFLPKGGKIEKICIYPSEFGKERMKREEVEGPPRELFQKNKKKKKKNSSEDEEESDVDIKDLYEEGNADDQVDKRALRQYQLDRLRYYYAVIYCNNVESAKAIYENCDGTEYESTANIIDLRYVPDGMDFDDEPKDQCEELPKNYKPHQFSTDALQHSNVKLTWDETPVDRVEVAKRAFTQKEIEDMDFKAYLASDSDESEEEVNEEAKNKLKSLVGESLKIDGKDGSDEDEGMDMEITFTPGLDEANAEGEDKDGEDNEETTIEKVRRKEKERRKARKQKLKELKQKSEEEKKQKLKSKHDEPLSDKKKAELELLMMDENESNSGINSKAHFNMNEILRSEKEKSKKGKFQKKQRIVEDDFKPNLDDDRFKEVFEDHDFAIDPSQPEFKETKAMKEILKERRKRSRDSKHGKEEHTDKNDINKIVSKLKSKKHKK; encoded by the coding sequence ATGTCTGAGGAGAAGAGTAACGATCCCAGATTTTCAAGGATCTATAATGATCCCAAGTTTAAGAAGAGTAACTCTAAGCAATTGAAGATAAAACTGGATGACCGTTTTGGCAAGAAAGATTTGGAAGTTGCTAGGAGAGCTAAAGTCGACAAGTATGGTAGGAAGATAAAGGAAGGATCCAGCAAAGATATTGAGGATTTTGACAAGTACTTTGAGAAAGATGAGAAAAGtgctgaagaagagagCGCCGATGAGGGAGATGTGGCCAAGTCTAAGAAGATTGTTGATAGAGCCAGAGGTGAAGTACCTAGTGATTATGTTAGTTCTGAGGATGAGTTTACCTCGTCAGATTCTGATACATCAGGTGATAGCGACTATGATAGTGAGATTGAAAGCGGTGACGAGGCTCAAGAAGAGCAAACCAAGGTAGAGACCGGTGATGCCACTAAGACACTTGCGGCGGTTAACCTAGACTGGGACCATGTTCGTTCAGTTGATATGATGGTTACATTCTCAAGTTTCTTGCCAAAAGGCggtaaaattgaaaaaatatgtATCTACCCAAGTGAATTTGGTAAAGAAAGAatgaaaagagaagaagttgaaggtCCACCAAGGGAATtattccaaaaaaataagaagaagaagaagaagaactcAAGTGAGGATGAGGAGGAATCTGATGTCGATATCAAGGATCTATATGAGGAAGGTAAtgctgatgaccaggtcGACAAAAGGGCCTTACGTCAATACCAGCTTGACCGTTTAAGATATTACTATGCTGTCATATATTGTAATAATGTCGAATCCGCTAAGGCTATCTACGAGAACTGTGACGGTACAGAATACGAATCGACGGCAAATATAATCGATCTTAGATATGTTCCTGACGGCATGGATTTTGACGATGAGCCTAAGGATCAATGTGAGGAACTTCCAAAAAACTATAAACCACACCAATTTAGCACTGATGCACTACAACATTCTAATGTTAAGTTGACATGGGACGAAACACCTGTGGATAGAGTTGAAGTAGCAAAGAGGGCGTTCACACAAAAGGAAATCGAAGATATGGACTTCAAGGCTTACCTTGCGTCTGACAGTGATGAATCAGAAGAGGAAGTGAATGAGGAAGctaaaaacaaattgaaatCCCTTGTCGGAGAATCACTAAAGATTGACGGAAAGGATGGTTCAGATGAAGACGAGGGAATGGATATGGAAATTACATTTACGCCAGGACTAGACGAGGCCAATGCTGAAGGTGAGGATAAGGATGGTGAAGATAACGAAGAGACAACAATCGAAAAGGTTAGACGTAAAGAAAAGGAGAGACGTAAAGCTAGAAAGCAAAAGCTGAAGGAATTAAAGCAGAAATCggaggaagagaaaaagcaaaaacTTAAGTCCAAGCACGATGAACCATTGTCagacaagaagaaggcaGAACTTGAACTATTGATGATGGATGAAAACGAGTCTAACAGTGGTATCAACTCCAAGGCGCATTTCAATATGAATGAAATTCTCCGCTCTGAAAAGGAGAAGAGTAAGAAAGGTaaatttcagaaaaaacaaagaattgTAGAAGACGATTTCAAACCTAACCTGGACGATGACAGATTCAAGGAAGTGTTTGAAGATCATGATTTCGCAATTGACCCATCTCAACCTGAATTCAAGGAAACTAAAGCTATGAAAGAGATTTTGAAAGAACGTAGGAAGCGTTCTAGAGACTCTAAGCATGGTAAAGAAGAGCACACCGATAAGAATGACATCAACAAGATTGTCAGTAAACTGAAGAGCAAAAAACACAAGAAATAA